One genomic region from Anabaena sp. PCC 7108 encodes:
- the petN gene encoding cytochrome b6-f complex subunit PetN produces MILTLGWVSLLVVFTWSISMVVWGRNGL; encoded by the coding sequence ATGATTTTGACACTGGGTTGGGTATCACTTTTAGTTGTGTTCACTTGGTCGATTTCAATGGTAGTTTGGGGACGCAACGGACTATAG
- a CDS encoding GAF domain-containing protein, protein MELIQPTSQTEYQPDMTFSLDQREKQKALSRVIAHIRESLDIDTIFKITVTEVRQLLNTDRVGVFRFHPESAWEGEFIYEDVGTEWLPALATKLRDCCFAVNFADISQEEQIRAIFDICQDNTTDCHLQMLEKFQVRANIAVPLMKCKDLWGLLCIHQCSRPRQWEASEIEFVQLIAEHLGVALQQADYIEQMKLQSAQLAQAKAREKAAEWQKTIARTIEKIRQSLDLESIFRTTTEELRQLLNGDRAAIYRFNPDWSGEFVFESVTQGWVTLMQEQLQRPELGDNISECKLKELVEPLTDTYLQDTGGGRFAKGEVYRVCNDIYNAGFSECYIKVLESYQARAYVIVAILYNHRIWGLLAVYQNTGTRDWQEDEVYLLTQVSSQLGVALQQAEYLQKMQKQAAEISKAAERQRALVNTVDKIRRSLDIDTIFKTTTQEVRGLLEVERVAIYRFYPDWSGEFVADSILDGWTPILNPQPVTERVLLQGTQAGKYARNEVFVPISQGETLWGLLVAYQNSQPRYWQDEEINLLAQVGVQLGVALQQAESLQQVQIQAEKLAKAAERERKAAEREKALAATVEKIRQSLDLNTIFATSTQEVLRLLEVDRVTIYRFQPDGSGEFVAESLGYGWTPIGELMPVISDDFLQKTQAGEYANGKIIVVKDTSKITDFNRHLALITPTEARAYMIVPIFQGEQLWGLLAAYQNTEVRDWQEDEVDLLVQIGSQLGVGLQQAELLERTQRQKEEITQTLKELQQTQGQLIQSEKMAGLGQLVAGVAHEINNPISFIYGNIPYVTNHTEDLLKLLHLYQKNYPQPIEEIQNQAADLDLDFIAEDLPKILNSMMSGADRIRQLVLSLRTFSRLDEAEKKPINLHEGIDSTLLILQNRLQPQTNFPAIEVVKKYDNLPPVFCYAAQMNQVFMNIINNAIWGIEQSLAKGELTDNPKISICTEVTNKNSVIIRIADNGCGIPQGMESRIFEPFFTTKEPGQGTGLGLSVSYQIIVEKHGGQIKCSSKPGNGSEFWIEIPMNW, encoded by the coding sequence ATGGAACTGATACAACCAACTTCCCAAACAGAATATCAGCCAGATATGACATTTTCCCTAGATCAAAGAGAAAAGCAAAAAGCTTTGTCTAGAGTAATTGCTCATATTCGTGAATCTCTAGATATAGACACTATCTTCAAAATTACAGTTACGGAAGTACGTCAGCTGCTCAATACAGATCGGGTTGGGGTGTTTCGGTTTCATCCTGAATCGGCATGGGAAGGGGAATTTATCTACGAAGATGTAGGAACAGAATGGCTTCCAGCATTAGCTACCAAATTGAGAGATTGTTGCTTCGCAGTAAATTTTGCTGATATTTCTCAGGAAGAGCAAATCCGGGCAATATTTGACATTTGCCAAGATAATACCACAGATTGCCATCTTCAGATGTTGGAAAAATTTCAGGTACGTGCAAACATAGCTGTCCCCCTGATGAAATGCAAGGATTTATGGGGATTGCTGTGTATTCATCAGTGTAGTAGACCTCGACAATGGGAAGCATCAGAAATTGAATTTGTACAATTAATTGCCGAACATTTGGGAGTGGCCTTACAGCAAGCAGATTATATAGAACAAATGAAATTACAATCTGCACAACTTGCACAAGCTAAAGCTAGAGAGAAAGCCGCAGAATGGCAAAAAACTATCGCTAGAACTATTGAAAAAATTCGCCAGTCTCTAGATTTAGAGAGCATTTTTCGCACTACTACCGAAGAACTTAGACAACTACTGAATGGCGATCGCGCCGCTATTTATCGCTTTAATCCTGATTGGAGTGGTGAATTTGTGTTTGAATCTGTAACTCAAGGTTGGGTTACTCTCATGCAAGAACAGTTACAACGACCGGAGTTAGGTGACAACATCAGCGAATGTAAATTAAAAGAATTAGTGGAACCGCTCACCGATACCTACCTACAAGATACAGGAGGTGGTCGCTTCGCTAAAGGTGAAGTATATCGTGTTTGTAATGATATTTATAATGCCGGATTTAGTGAATGTTACATCAAAGTTTTAGAAAGTTATCAAGCCCGGGCTTATGTAATTGTCGCTATTCTTTATAATCACAGGATTTGGGGTTTGTTGGCAGTTTATCAAAACACAGGAACACGCGATTGGCAAGAAGATGAAGTCTACTTACTTACCCAAGTTAGTTCACAATTAGGTGTAGCTTTACAGCAAGCAGAATATTTACAGAAAATGCAGAAACAAGCCGCAGAAATTAGCAAAGCGGCCGAACGGCAAAGAGCATTAGTGAATACTGTAGATAAAATTCGTCGGTCTCTAGATATTGACACTATTTTTAAAACTACCACTCAAGAAGTGAGAGGACTACTAGAAGTAGAAAGAGTAGCAATTTATCGGTTCTATCCTGACTGGAGTGGGGAATTTGTCGCTGATTCTATCTTAGATGGCTGGACTCCAATTCTTAATCCCCAACCTGTGACTGAACGTGTACTTTTACAAGGAACACAAGCTGGTAAGTATGCGCGAAATGAAGTTTTTGTTCCTATTTCCCAAGGTGAAACGTTGTGGGGATTATTAGTAGCTTATCAAAACTCTCAACCTCGCTATTGGCAAGATGAAGAAATTAATTTGCTGGCACAAGTTGGTGTGCAATTAGGTGTGGCATTACAACAAGCAGAGTCTTTACAACAGGTACAAATCCAAGCCGAGAAATTGGCTAAAGCTGCGGAACGAGAACGTAAAGCTGCGGAACGAGAAAAAGCTTTAGCCGCAACAGTGGAGAAAATTCGCCAATCTCTTGATTTAAATACTATTTTTGCTACTAGTACTCAAGAAGTGCTACGGCTATTAGAAGTTGATCGAGTGACAATTTACCGTTTTCAGCCTGATGGTAGTGGGGAATTTGTAGCTGAATCATTAGGTTATGGTTGGACACCAATAGGGGAACTGATGCCTGTAATTTCCGATGATTTTCTCCAAAAAACCCAAGCAGGAGAATATGCTAATGGTAAAATTATTGTTGTTAAAGATACCTCTAAAATTACTGATTTCAACCGTCATCTTGCCCTAATTACACCTACAGAAGCGAGAGCATATATGATTGTGCCAATTTTTCAAGGAGAGCAACTCTGGGGATTATTGGCAGCTTATCAAAATACTGAAGTTCGTGATTGGCAAGAAGATGAAGTAGATTTGCTCGTGCAAATTGGCTCTCAATTGGGGGTAGGACTTCAGCAAGCTGAATTACTTGAACGGACACAACGTCAAAAAGAGGAAATTACACAAACTCTTAAGGAATTACAGCAAACTCAAGGCCAGTTAATTCAAAGTGAAAAAATGGCTGGCTTAGGGCAGTTAGTTGCTGGTGTAGCTCATGAAATTAATAATCCAATTAGTTTTATTTACGGTAACATACCCTACGTTACTAACCACACTGAAGATTTATTAAAATTGCTGCACCTTTACCAGAAAAACTATCCCCAACCCATTGAAGAAATTCAAAACCAAGCAGCAGATTTAGATTTAGATTTTATCGCTGAGGATTTGCCTAAGATTCTCAATTCTATGATGAGCGGAGCAGATCGCATTCGTCAATTAGTGCTTTCTTTACGGACTTTTTCTCGCCTTGATGAAGCAGAAAAAAAACCAATTAATTTGCATGAGGGTATCGATAGCACGCTTTTGATTTTGCAAAATCGGCTGCAACCACAAACTAACTTTCCTGCTATTGAGGTAGTTAAAAAATATGATAATTTGCCTCCGGTATTCTGCTATGCAGCTCAGATGAATCAAGTGTTTATGAATATTATTAATAACGCGATTTGGGGGATAGAACAGTCATTAGCAAAGGGAGAATTAACTGACAATCCGAAAATTTCCATTTGTACAGAAGTGACAAATAAAAATTCTGTTATAATTCGTATTGCAGATAATGGTTGTGGGATTCCTCAAGGTATGGAATCACGCATTTTTGAGCCTTTCTTTACTACTAAGGAACCTGGACAAGGTACTGGTTTAGGATTATCTGTCAGCTATCAAATTATTGTGGAAAAGCACGGTGGTCAAATTAAGTGTTCTTCTAAACCTGGTAATGGTTCTGAGTTTTGGATTGAAATTCCCATGAATTGGTAG
- a CDS encoding peptidoglycan DD-metalloendopeptidase family protein, whose protein sequence is MLNNTPNSDDAPVEQNEVNPKANRRKRTQAAMIGLAISMGATSLLVTRQSDQAQAAAPVGSQKAASTIPAAPETEIKFVATKLESQAVSSASVPENPVIVEPTAVSQVPGLEAKWPIAATEKAVKISVPEADKNAIDLQPQIAPELRNNSIQSQLQIANHQPETAQQFSPNQIIVGSQPTAVTVQTASTISNDVNVQLKAQQEFALNRLQEKSSRLRNSLAELRSEETNNLSASEIAQLQPANTAAQTVAVQSEDLTSPSQANLISKLKQDKQTGEAVQKVMKPAPAAPKVVAQLPLTTYEVKPGDTLAEIATNYGTSVSELVKANNLNDPNELQISQKLVIPAVSAESTRFNQPTVAIQSNFVQPSSMDTVASSRVSKPKLDSNFTVSSQLPESGNNNSVAIPIPVVQDNQLQANTTAINNSITIPVPVARENQLQTPDIAATSSTSYGVGGDTPMRNRVARTQSASKPSQKVARAKGNERLTSLQAEIERLREKYRAQQSGITQESSVTVPTVTETNNVARSIAVQRTKNFATESVNSQLNSVAIPVPQPILPSYSAKPVQPLFRATRPTNEPINPEFLPNQTAATGYSSRNSAGIRLAVPPAGVTSNDSLGKLRGTKVSPTLPPLASVDIYLPRSVDPNANHPSSSSTAYIWPAKGVLTSGYGWRWGRMHRGIDIANGVGTPIYASAPGVVEKAGWNNGGYGNVVDIRHADGSLTRYGHNSRILVQAGQQVEQGQTIAAMGSTGFSTGPHSHFEVHPAGKGAVNPIAFLPARL, encoded by the coding sequence GTGTTGAACAATACCCCTAACAGCGATGATGCCCCGGTAGAGCAAAATGAGGTAAACCCCAAAGCAAACCGCCGGAAGCGAACCCAAGCCGCAATGATTGGCTTGGCAATCTCAATGGGCGCAACCAGCCTTTTGGTGACTCGACAAAGCGATCAAGCCCAAGCAGCGGCTCCTGTTGGCAGTCAAAAAGCAGCATCAACGATTCCGGCTGCTCCTGAGACTGAGATCAAATTTGTAGCCACAAAGCTGGAGTCCCAAGCCGTCTCATCAGCGAGCGTGCCTGAAAATCCTGTCATCGTGGAACCAACAGCAGTTTCGCAAGTGCCTGGGCTTGAAGCTAAATGGCCAATTGCAGCCACAGAAAAGGCTGTCAAAATTTCAGTACCAGAAGCTGACAAAAATGCTATTGACTTACAACCCCAAATAGCACCGGAATTGAGAAATAACTCAATTCAATCCCAATTACAAATAGCTAACCATCAGCCTGAGACAGCACAACAATTTTCTCCCAATCAAATTATTGTTGGCAGTCAACCTACAGCCGTAACTGTACAAACAGCAAGCACAATCAGCAATGATGTGAATGTCCAACTGAAAGCGCAGCAAGAGTTCGCTCTTAATCGCTTACAGGAAAAGTCGAGCCGTTTAAGAAATAGTCTGGCGGAGTTGCGGTCTGAGGAGACCAACAATTTATCAGCATCTGAGATTGCACAGTTACAGCCAGCAAACACAGCTGCTCAAACTGTAGCCGTACAGTCAGAAGACTTGACTAGCCCCAGCCAAGCCAACCTGATATCCAAGTTAAAGCAGGATAAGCAGACAGGAGAGGCAGTGCAGAAGGTAATGAAACCTGCACCAGCCGCACCCAAAGTTGTCGCTCAATTACCTCTAACAACCTACGAGGTTAAACCAGGAGATACATTAGCCGAGATAGCTACCAATTACGGTACTTCAGTCTCAGAACTAGTCAAAGCTAATAATCTCAACGATCCTAATGAACTGCAAATCAGTCAAAAACTGGTTATTCCTGCTGTTAGTGCGGAGAGTACCCGTTTCAACCAGCCTACTGTAGCAATTCAGTCCAATTTTGTCCAGCCTAGCAGTATGGACACAGTTGCTAGTTCTCGTGTGAGTAAGCCTAAATTAGATAGCAATTTCACTGTTAGTTCTCAATTACCAGAATCTGGTAATAATAACAGCGTCGCTATTCCCATTCCAGTAGTTCAGGATAATCAGCTTCAGGCAAACACTACTGCCATAAACAACAGTATTACCATTCCCGTGCCAGTAGCTAGGGAAAATCAGCTGCAAACTCCAGACATTGCGGCTACTAGTTCTACCTCCTATGGAGTGGGTGGTGATACTCCCATGCGTAATCGTGTTGCGAGAACTCAGTCGGCTTCAAAACCATCTCAAAAGGTAGCTAGAGCCAAAGGTAATGAGCGTCTTACCAGTTTACAAGCTGAAATTGAGAGACTACGTGAAAAATACCGCGCTCAACAATCGGGTATCACTCAAGAGTCAAGTGTAACTGTGCCAACAGTCACAGAAACCAATAATGTAGCCCGCTCGATAGCTGTACAGAGAACCAAGAATTTCGCCACTGAATCAGTTAATTCTCAACTAAATTCAGTGGCGATTCCTGTACCTCAACCCATACTACCGAGCTACAGCGCCAAACCTGTTCAGCCTCTATTCCGTGCTACTCGTCCCACTAACGAGCCAATTAACCCGGAATTTCTGCCAAATCAAACAGCAGCCACAGGATATTCCTCCCGTAATTCCGCTGGCATTAGGTTAGCAGTTCCTCCCGCAGGTGTTACCTCTAATGACTCTTTAGGTAAATTGCGAGGAACTAAGGTGTCTCCTACCTTGCCACCTCTGGCATCTGTGGATATATACCTACCTAGGTCTGTTGATCCTAATGCTAATCATCCATCTAGTTCTTCCACAGCTTATATTTGGCCAGCAAAGGGCGTTCTTACCTCTGGTTATGGCTGGCGTTGGGGAAGAATGCACAGAGGTATTGATATTGCTAACGGTGTTGGTACACCAATTTACGCATCCGCTCCTGGTGTAGTTGAAAAAGCTGGCTGGAATAACGGTGGTTATGGCAACGTAGTTGATATCCGCCATGCAGATGGCAGTTTGACTCGTTATGGTCACAACAGCCGTATTTTAGTACAAGCCGGTCAACAAGTAGAACAAGGGCAAACAATTGCCGCTATGGGTAGCACTGGTTTCAGTACTGGACCTCACAGCCACTTTGAAGTTCATCCCGCAGGCAAGGGTGCAGTTAACCCCATTGCATTCTTACCAGCACGGTTATGA
- a CDS encoding tRNA (cytidine(34)-2'-O)-methyltransferase, which yields MPQVVLVNPQIPPNTGNIARTCAATGTELHLVGPLGFEISDRYLKRAGLDYWPYVKLHSHESLEAFQIVHQQRGGRLLGFSVRGSVNYTQFQFQADDWLLFGSETQGLPELVLSTCDSILHIPMTEPGVRSLNLSVSVAISLFESRRQLGYLQ from the coding sequence ATGCCTCAGGTAGTTCTAGTTAACCCACAAATTCCTCCGAATACAGGCAATATTGCCCGTACTTGCGCTGCTACAGGCACAGAATTACACTTGGTAGGACCTTTAGGATTTGAAATTAGCGATCGCTACCTCAAAAGAGCCGGTTTAGATTACTGGCCTTATGTAAAACTCCACTCTCACGAATCTTTAGAAGCATTCCAAATAGTCCATCAGCAGCGTGGGGGCAGATTATTAGGTTTTAGCGTTCGTGGCAGTGTTAATTATACCCAGTTCCAATTTCAAGCCGATGATTGGCTGCTGTTTGGTAGCGAAACCCAGGGTTTACCAGAACTTGTTCTCTCAACCTGTGACTCCATTCTCCACATTCCCATGACTGAACCTGGAGTTCGGAGCTTGAATTTATCCGTAAGTGTAGCTATTAGCTTGTTTGAATCCCGCCGTCAGTTAGGTTATTTACAATAG
- the gshA gene encoding glutamate--cysteine ligase, which yields MVLTKGFEIEIYTGTPQGKIVGLSDQIIRDLDGFMREPDSRNVEYITQPSSNYENQLCGLLRPRRDLRNYLQRLGDYTLIPGSTLSLGGSDRFYRSDPTNPYHDYIEQTYGTNVVTASVHINIGISDPEILMRACRVIRLEAPLFLALSASSPFLNGKATGYHSTRWGLFPQTPAHVPLFSSHAHHIQWVGEQLAAGTMQNVRHLWTSVRPNGDRRPYSLNRLELRICDLVTDPISLLAITALLEARLLQIIDNPNIDPLTQSSLSPEELITLTAKNEMAAATSSLDAQLQHWQDGSNILARDWIAELYQAVWGIAKQQGFSCFLSPLQKILREGNEAQQWLHLHKVGVDSQQVISQAIIATQQRERELESKLCSSLLA from the coding sequence ATGGTCTTAACAAAAGGCTTTGAAATTGAGATATACACTGGCACACCTCAAGGTAAAATCGTCGGACTCTCCGACCAAATTATCAGAGACTTGGATGGATTTATGCGGGAGCCAGATAGCCGCAATGTAGAATACATAACTCAACCATCCAGTAATTACGAAAATCAATTGTGTGGTTTGCTGCGTCCCCGCCGAGATTTGCGTAATTATCTACAACGCTTAGGCGACTATACATTAATTCCAGGCAGCACTTTATCCTTGGGTGGGAGCGATCGCTTTTACCGTTCCGACCCCACCAATCCCTATCATGACTACATTGAGCAAACCTATGGAACAAATGTAGTTACCGCCAGTGTACACATCAATATTGGCATCAGTGACCCAGAAATATTAATGCGTGCCTGTCGAGTTATCCGCCTCGAAGCACCCCTCTTCCTTGCCCTCAGTGCCTCTTCTCCTTTCCTAAATGGTAAAGCGACTGGATATCATTCCACTCGTTGGGGACTCTTCCCCCAAACCCCCGCTCATGTACCCTTATTTTCCAGCCACGCTCATCACATTCAGTGGGTAGGTGAACAACTAGCAGCGGGGACAATGCAAAATGTGCGGCATTTGTGGACATCAGTGCGGCCAAATGGCGATCGCCGTCCTTATAGTTTAAATCGTCTAGAACTGCGAATTTGTGATTTAGTCACAGACCCCATTTCCTTGTTAGCAATTACCGCTTTACTCGAAGCGCGGTTGTTACAAATCATCGACAATCCCAACATCGACCCCCTAACCCAAAGCAGTTTATCTCCTGAAGAACTGATCACCCTAACTGCCAAAAATGAAATGGCAGCAGCCACATCTAGTCTTGACGCTCAGTTGCAACATTGGCAAGATGGTAGTAACATCCTCGCCAGAGATTGGATTGCAGAACTATATCAAGCAGTTTGGGGAATAGCTAAACAACAAGGCTTCAGCTGTTTCCTTTCCCCCTTGCAAAAAATCCTCCGTGAAGGAAATGAAGCTCAACAGTGGTTACACTTGCATAAAGTCGGTGTTGATTCTCAGCAAGTCATTAGCCAAGCAATTATTGCTACTCAACAACGAGAACGGGAACTAGAAAGCAAATTGTGTTCGTCTCTATTGGCTTAA